Proteins encoded by one window of Roseibium sp. Sym1:
- a CDS encoding DUF3291 domain-containing protein, whose amino-acid sequence MTGYRLALYTFGQFRTRADHPDVDIFHAEEPRVWAAMERAEGFIARSGYDDEPGPDSWGEQVYPRYWQDNGDGWAPSIISIWQDLETAMAAVYRGPHAEILREGPKFMQEDTDYPAYVLWWVPDTHQPDWEEAVERFELLGDTGPSPEAFSFKAAFDPAGKPVTANSDLARQIAERNRLRAEAPKAVQ is encoded by the coding sequence ATGACCGGATACCGGCTTGCACTTTACACATTCGGGCAGTTCCGCACCCGGGCGGATCATCCGGATGTCGACATCTTCCACGCAGAGGAACCCAGGGTCTGGGCGGCGATGGAACGCGCCGAAGGCTTCATCGCCCGCTCCGGTTATGACGACGAGCCGGGCCCCGACAGCTGGGGCGAGCAGGTCTATCCGCGCTACTGGCAGGACAACGGCGACGGCTGGGCCCCGTCGATCATCTCGATCTGGCAGGACCTGGAAACCGCCATGGCCGCGGTCTATCGCGGGCCGCATGCGGAGATCCTGCGCGAAGGCCCCAAATTCATGCAGGAAGACACCGACTATCCCGCCTATGTGCTGTGGTGGGTGCCGGACACCCATCAGCCGGACTGGGAGGAAGCCGTCGAACGGTTCGAGCTTCTGGGCGACACAGGCCCCTCCCCCGAGGCCTTCAGCTTCAAGGCCGCGTTCGACCCTGCCGGCAAGCCGGTCACCGCGAACAGCGACCTCGCCCGGCAGATCGCGGAACGCAACCGCCTGCGCGCGGAAGCCCCCAAGGCGGTGCAGTAG
- a CDS encoding pirin family protein, whose protein sequence is MNQILRPSEARGDADFGWLKSKHTFSFGSYFDPNHIGFGALRVINEDRVAPGAGFPTHPHQNMEIISYVVSGGLEHKDSLGTGSVIRPGDLQRMSAGTGVRHSEYNQSDTDPVHFLQIWIVPEEDGLEPGYEQKAFPAPERENTLRLIGSRDGRDGSLTIHQDVDLYASLLGADRTLAFDIKPGRKVWLQLVKGGLSVNGQQLTAGDGLGLLDAGAISLAATETAEFLLFDLAA, encoded by the coding sequence ATGAACCAGATACTGCGTCCGTCCGAGGCGCGCGGCGATGCCGATTTCGGCTGGCTGAAGAGCAAGCACACCTTCTCCTTCGGATCCTACTTCGATCCGAACCATATCGGCTTCGGCGCCCTGCGCGTCATCAACGAGGACCGGGTCGCGCCGGGAGCCGGGTTCCCGACCCACCCGCACCAGAACATGGAAATCATCTCCTATGTCGTTTCGGGTGGACTGGAACACAAGGATTCGCTCGGCACCGGGTCGGTGATCCGCCCCGGGGACCTGCAGCGCATGAGCGCCGGCACCGGCGTGCGCCACAGCGAGTACAATCAGTCCGACACGGATCCGGTCCACTTCCTGCAGATCTGGATCGTGCCCGAAGAGGACGGCCTTGAGCCGGGCTATGAGCAGAAGGCCTTTCCGGCGCCTGAAAGGGAAAACACCCTGCGCCTGATCGGCTCGCGGGACGGCCGTGACGGTTCGCTCACGATCCACCAGGATGTCGACCTCTATGCTTCGCTGCTCGGCGCTGACCGGACGCTCGCGTTCGACATCAAACCCGGCCGCAAGGTCTGGCTGCAACTGGTCAAGGGTGGGCTCTCGGTAAACGGCCAGCAGCTGACCGCCGGTGACGGCCTCGGACTGCTCGACGCGGGCGCCATTTCGCTGGCAGCGACCGAAACCGCGGAATTCCTGTTGTTCGACCTGGCAGCGTAA
- a CDS encoding GNAT family N-acetyltransferase, translating to MSPVITLEQDGTKGRYAAIVDGIDVPAELTFSIVNDHLIIADHTGVPDSMRGMGVGKLLVERLVADARKKQVKIIPLCPYVKAQYQKHPDWADVFQG from the coding sequence ATGTCCCCCGTCATCACCCTAGAACAGGACGGCACCAAGGGGCGTTATGCCGCCATTGTCGACGGCATCGACGTGCCAGCCGAGTTGACGTTCTCCATCGTCAACGATCACCTGATCATCGCCGATCACACAGGTGTGCCTGACTCTATGCGCGGCATGGGTGTCGGCAAGCTGCTGGTGGAGCGTCTGGTGGCGGATGCCCGCAAGAAGCAGGTGAAGATCATCCCGCTCTGTCCTTACGTCAAAGCGCAATATCAGAAACATCCCGACTGGGCGGACGTGTTCCAGGGATAG
- a CDS encoding phasin, producing MTDTTTASAKTASKSRTTKAKAAPAGVAFPDFEAFAMPKMEVPAAFREATEKGIENAREAYSKVKTAAEDATDLMEDTFETSRQGVVEFNHKAVDAAKANADATFTFIKDIMSVKSLAEAIELQSTFARSQFDALSAQTKEMQDLATKLGTDVSAPVKEAVEKSFKDLKVN from the coding sequence ATGACTGACACAACCACTGCATCGGCCAAAACGGCATCGAAATCCCGCACCACCAAGGCGAAAGCCGCCCCTGCTGGCGTTGCTTTCCCGGATTTCGAGGCATTCGCAATGCCCAAGATGGAAGTTCCGGCTGCGTTCCGTGAAGCCACGGAAAAAGGCATCGAGAACGCCCGTGAAGCTTATTCCAAGGTCAAGACCGCTGCTGAAGATGCGACCGACCTGATGGAAGACACGTTCGAAACTTCCCGCCAGGGCGTTGTCGAGTTCAACCACAAGGCCGTCGACGCTGCCAAGGCAAATGCCGACGCAACCTTCACCTTCATCAAGGACATCATGTCCGTGAAGAGCCTGGCCGAAGCCATCGAGCTGCAGTCCACTTTCGCACGCAGCCAGTTCGACGCGCTCAGCGCCCAGACCAAGGAAATGCAGGACCTGGCCACCAAGCTCGGCACCGACGTTTCCGCTCCGGTCAAGGAAGCTGTCGAGAAGTCCTTCAAGGACCTCAAGGTCAACTGA
- a CDS encoding phasin, which yields MSTDKTGFEVPDQMRDFAEKSVDQARKAFDDFMGATQKAVSNAEDSATAVQAGAADVNKKALTYAEEHVNAAFKFAQQLVKADNVEDMMKLQQDYLRGQMESLGEQAREFSNSATKAVQDATKAAQKK from the coding sequence ATGAGCACAGACAAGACTGGTTTCGAAGTCCCCGATCAGATGCGCGATTTCGCGGAGAAAAGCGTTGATCAGGCCCGCAAGGCCTTCGACGATTTCATGGGGGCCACCCAAAAGGCGGTCAGCAACGCCGAAGACAGCGCAACGGCAGTCCAGGCCGGTGCGGCGGATGTCAACAAGAAGGCGCTGACCTATGCCGAAGAGCACGTCAATGCGGCCTTCAAGTTCGCGCAGCAACTGGTCAAGGCCGACAATGTCGAGGACATGATGAAACTGCAGCAGGACTATCTGCGCGGCCAGATGGAGTCGCTTGGCGAGCAGGCCCGCGAATTCTCCAACTCGGCCACCAAGGCCGTCCAGGACGCCACCAAGGCTGCTCAGAAGAAGTGA
- a CDS encoding ATP-binding protein produces MDEQTQSFLELTAKNDLVQLVADTRAAWLWSADGARILWANTAGAAFFAAQSVQDLSRLSALERSPARPHIARIAESGSTEKFSIDRLRFYRGLRVMLLTCQCKRLVLDSGEAAALIVCGDKGLVTTKDPVEAFAHMLGTDTTTVFVTSGGTVEACYGALSGSPEDLDLPPGQNALFGPVELKDTYHEGAVVRISDTQKVVVLEDAPLADDADGGAATAGADVPAENAATDTVFPAPPLPGEEQTRLAADTAADDDAVWVRADEDELESGTGDTGEPGSTASGDTAGDEDAPSAEDAPAGTPDVAASADGISDEDDGDEPAALADSSSSDMETTDAPDRESDDTVSREDGEAEDGFVFKPRRRPVRFAWKMDIGQRFTFLSDEFAEVLGPVAADIIGLTWEEVSDRFDLDPRGQISRALDRRDTWSGKTVNWPVSGTALRVPVDMAALPAFDRNRKFEGYRGFGVCRTADAVQDTGAPDLAGAVAPVADAADEVTDAAEQAALQEDDTPAADTAPPDAVAADEDRPAAAGDAAPAEAASQLQDLKPAQPDSFAGKTFLGASAAALVGSLARFTGKSGQSAADTPAPAETREAAAPPPVGDTVSDDDKAVSSEEVTAGIDADADDLPGAALDSRLAALQTGQSIEPVETDDTPEADAEAEAEAEAEAEELAEAAATPLEAGLAQDDTAVAEQEEDAAQGLDSHSGEGSSDEAPTGTVKPEPREEDALAGSTDETRDTGDESPVDAADETPGTSRTTAATADSHDEPAGISGPAALKPDEIESAVKSLAKTYKAAEKKPRDLFEDMREEPSDTADEHVADRALPEELAQHPADNSEDTEQSLEDAHFDVVDEDTRAIEATAEDIDATESRAEADGKDGTDTEEQEFFQETGAFETADRAAEVAADGDADEPRKTGEVIPLATARPRVVPVDTSGLSRPERQAFRKIAEALGARLEGDLADWDAPDPAPEPEDELPVEVPEAGPIDPSLLDRLPIGIAIVHDREVLYANKALLAMIGYNSVAKLCQVGGLEALFIDDAEELPDAEGMDGEVDEAMKLRLADGGVLNVDAHMHSVPWNGSQGLMISITERQPKPAAAAPAAPASPNFFAEVRSELDSARGQIAEMDTILETATDGVLVLDQHGTILKVNGSAEALFSANRSDMIGAPFTDFLAPESHRAAADYLDGLSRNGVASILNDGREVLGKVPTGGLIPLFMTMGRISGNQDEAKYCAVLRDITQWKTAEEELTQAKRQAENASSAKSDFLAKISHEIRTPLNAIIGFSEVMMEERFGPIGNDRYKEYLKDIRTSGSHIMSLINDLLDLSKIEAGKLDLKFSAVSTNDVINECVALMQPQANRERVIIRASLPDSVPDVVADPRSLRQIVLNLLSNAIKYNRSGGQVILSTALEGNGEVALRVRDTGTGMTAKQLTAALEPFRQLHTASRGGGTGLGLPLTKALVEANRASFRIDSTPDQGTLVEIVFPTQRVLSE; encoded by the coding sequence ATGGACGAACAGACCCAATCATTCCTGGAACTGACCGCCAAGAATGATCTGGTTCAGCTTGTTGCCGACACGAGAGCCGCGTGGCTCTGGTCGGCGGATGGCGCGCGCATCCTGTGGGCGAACACCGCCGGTGCGGCTTTTTTCGCCGCTCAATCCGTCCAGGATCTTTCCCGTCTTTCCGCGCTTGAACGCTCGCCGGCGCGCCCGCATATCGCCAGGATCGCCGAATCCGGTTCCACGGAAAAATTCAGCATCGACCGGCTGCGTTTCTATCGCGGCCTCCGGGTCATGCTGCTGACCTGCCAGTGCAAGCGCCTTGTGCTGGACTCGGGCGAGGCCGCCGCGCTGATCGTGTGTGGTGACAAGGGTCTTGTGACGACCAAGGATCCCGTCGAGGCGTTCGCCCATATGCTCGGGACGGACACCACCACCGTGTTCGTCACATCCGGCGGTACGGTCGAGGCGTGTTACGGCGCTCTTTCGGGCAGCCCCGAGGATCTGGACCTGCCTCCCGGCCAGAACGCCCTGTTCGGCCCGGTCGAACTGAAAGACACCTATCACGAAGGCGCTGTCGTCAGGATTTCAGACACGCAGAAAGTGGTCGTCCTGGAGGATGCCCCCCTGGCGGACGACGCGGATGGCGGAGCGGCAACGGCCGGCGCTGACGTGCCCGCAGAAAACGCGGCCACCGACACCGTATTTCCCGCGCCCCCTCTTCCCGGCGAGGAACAAACCCGCCTGGCGGCAGACACGGCGGCGGACGATGACGCCGTCTGGGTCCGGGCGGACGAAGACGAGCTGGAATCCGGGACCGGCGACACTGGCGAGCCCGGATCTACCGCTTCCGGGGACACCGCCGGCGATGAGGACGCGCCTTCCGCTGAAGACGCGCCGGCCGGCACGCCTGACGTTGCCGCATCCGCAGACGGGATTTCGGACGAAGACGATGGCGATGAACCAGCCGCCCTCGCAGACAGCTCCTCTTCGGACATGGAGACGACCGACGCGCCCGACCGGGAGAGCGATGACACCGTCTCCCGGGAAGACGGCGAGGCAGAGGATGGCTTCGTGTTCAAGCCACGCCGCCGGCCCGTCCGTTTCGCCTGGAAAATGGACATCGGCCAGCGCTTTACCTTCCTGTCCGACGAATTCGCCGAAGTGCTCGGCCCCGTGGCGGCCGACATTATCGGCCTGACCTGGGAAGAGGTTTCGGACCGTTTCGACCTCGACCCGCGCGGCCAGATCTCGCGGGCACTCGACCGGCGGGACACCTGGAGCGGCAAAACGGTCAACTGGCCGGTCAGCGGCACCGCCTTGCGCGTTCCGGTCGACATGGCAGCGCTGCCCGCCTTTGACCGCAACCGGAAATTCGAAGGCTATCGCGGTTTCGGTGTCTGCCGCACAGCGGACGCGGTGCAGGATACCGGCGCGCCCGATCTTGCCGGGGCCGTCGCCCCGGTCGCCGACGCTGCGGACGAGGTCACGGACGCGGCAGAGCAGGCCGCTCTGCAGGAAGACGACACGCCCGCCGCCGATACAGCGCCGCCGGATGCCGTTGCCGCCGATGAAGACAGGCCTGCAGCGGCCGGGGACGCCGCGCCGGCGGAAGCCGCTTCCCAGCTACAGGATCTGAAACCGGCCCAGCCCGACAGCTTTGCCGGCAAGACCTTCCTCGGCGCGAGCGCGGCCGCGCTGGTCGGCTCGCTGGCACGCTTCACCGGGAAGTCCGGCCAGAGCGCCGCCGACACTCCGGCACCGGCTGAAACGCGCGAAGCAGCCGCACCCCCGCCGGTGGGCGATACCGTTTCGGATGACGACAAAGCCGTCTCTTCCGAGGAGGTCACCGCCGGGATCGATGCAGATGCCGACGACCTTCCGGGCGCCGCGCTGGATTCCCGGCTGGCGGCTCTTCAGACCGGCCAATCGATCGAGCCCGTCGAGACGGACGATACGCCAGAAGCAGACGCTGAGGCTGAGGCAGAGGCAGAGGCAGAGGCAGAAGAACTCGCCGAGGCAGCCGCCACCCCGCTCGAAGCCGGCCTTGCCCAAGACGACACCGCGGTTGCGGAGCAGGAAGAAGACGCGGCACAGGGTCTGGACAGCCACTCCGGCGAAGGAAGCTCGGACGAGGCGCCGACCGGGACGGTGAAACCGGAGCCGCGCGAGGAAGACGCGCTTGCCGGCAGCACCGATGAGACCCGCGACACCGGGGATGAAAGCCCGGTCGACGCCGCTGACGAGACACCCGGCACCTCCCGAACCACTGCAGCGACAGCGGATTCACACGACGAACCTGCCGGCATTTCCGGTCCGGCAGCGCTCAAGCCCGACGAGATCGAAAGCGCCGTCAAGTCGCTGGCGAAGACCTACAAGGCCGCGGAAAAGAAGCCGCGCGACCTGTTCGAGGACATGCGCGAGGAACCTTCAGATACGGCGGACGAACACGTCGCAGACCGGGCTCTTCCGGAGGAGCTTGCCCAACATCCGGCAGATAACTCCGAAGATACGGAACAGTCTCTGGAAGACGCGCATTTCGATGTTGTCGACGAGGACACCCGTGCGATCGAGGCCACCGCAGAGGACATTGATGCGACCGAAAGCCGGGCCGAAGCCGACGGAAAAGACGGAACGGATACCGAGGAACAGGAATTTTTCCAGGAGACAGGTGCCTTCGAGACCGCGGACAGGGCGGCGGAGGTCGCCGCCGACGGTGATGCGGACGAACCTCGCAAGACCGGCGAGGTCATTCCGCTGGCAACCGCCAGGCCCCGGGTCGTCCCGGTCGACACGTCCGGACTGTCCCGGCCCGAACGCCAGGCATTCCGCAAGATCGCCGAGGCGCTCGGTGCGCGCCTCGAAGGCGACCTGGCGGATTGGGATGCGCCGGATCCGGCCCCGGAACCGGAGGACGAACTGCCGGTTGAGGTTCCGGAGGCGGGGCCGATCGATCCCAGCCTTCTCGATCGTTTGCCGATCGGGATCGCCATCGTGCACGACCGGGAAGTGCTTTATGCCAACAAGGCGCTTCTTGCCATGATCGGCTACAATTCGGTCGCCAAGCTCTGCCAGGTCGGCGGGCTTGAAGCCCTCTTCATCGACGACGCCGAGGAATTGCCCGACGCCGAGGGAATGGACGGCGAAGTCGACGAGGCGATGAAGCTGCGCCTGGCCGACGGCGGCGTGCTCAATGTGGACGCGCACATGCATTCGGTGCCCTGGAACGGCAGCCAGGGCCTGATGATCTCCATCACCGAGCGCCAGCCCAAGCCGGCTGCCGCGGCGCCGGCCGCGCCGGCCTCCCCGAATTTCTTTGCGGAAGTGCGCTCGGAGCTGGACAGCGCCCGCGGCCAGATCGCCGAGATGGACACGATCCTGGAAACGGCGACCGATGGCGTCCTGGTGCTCGATCAGCACGGCACGATCCTGAAGGTCAACGGATCCGCCGAAGCGCTGTTCAGTGCCAACCGGTCCGACATGATCGGCGCGCCTTTCACCGACTTCCTGGCACCGGAAAGCCACCGCGCGGCCGCCGACTACCTTGACGGATTGTCCCGGAACGGCGTCGCCAGCATCCTCAATGACGGCCGCGAGGTGCTGGGCAAGGTGCCCACCGGAGGCCTGATTCCGCTGTTCATGACCATGGGCCGGATCAGCGGCAACCAGGACGAAGCCAAATATTGCGCCGTGCTGCGCGACATCACCCAGTGGAAGACGGCCGAGGAAGAACTGACCCAGGCCAAGCGCCAGGCGGAAAACGCAAGCTCGGCGAAGTCGGATTTCCTGGCCAAGATCAGCCACGAAATCCGCACGCCGCTGAACGCCATCATCGGCTTCTCCGAGGTCATGATGGAGGAACGTTTCGGCCCGATCGGCAATGACCGCTACAAGGAATACCTGAAGGACATCCGCACCTCCGGCTCGCATATCATGAGCCTGATCAACGATCTTCTCGACCTGTCCAAGATCGAGGCCGGCAAGCTGGACCTGAAGTTTTCCGCGGTGTCGACCAACGATGTCATCAATGAATGTGTCGCACTGATGCAGCCGCAGGCGAACCGCGAGCGCGTGATCATCCGGGCCAGCCTGCCCGATTCCGTGCCCGATGTCGTCGCCGATCCGCGGTCCCTGCGCCAGATCGTGCTCAACCTCCTGTCGAACGCCATCAAGTACAACCGGTCGGGCGGCCAGGTGATCCTGTCGACGGCGCTGGAAGGCAATGGCGAGGTCGCCCTCAGGGTGCGCGACACGGGCACCGGCATGACTGCCAAGCAGCTCACGGCCGCGCTTGAGCCCTTCCGCCAGCTGCACACGGCCAGCCGCGGTGGCGGCACCGGCCTTGGCCTGCCCCTGACCAAGGCGCTGGTCGAGGCCAACCGGGCAAGCTTCCGCATCGATTCCACGCCCGATCAGGGCACCCTGGTGGAAATCGTCTTTCCGACCCAGCGGGTGTTGTCCGAATAA
- a CDS encoding DUF4336 domain-containing protein: protein MCGAPVPVDDGIWILEGGNVSFYGFAYPTRCVIVRLPAGGLWVWSPIALTPDVRRQVDALGTPEHLVSPNKIHHLYLQDWKAAWPEARLWGPQSTVDKRTDLVFEAALDDTEPPDWQDALDMVRFDGSPVMDEVVFFHRPSATVILADLSEHFSQGFLMRHWKPWQRWIAGLWGIVEGKGYASLEWRLSFFHRGKARANRDRILAWNPDRVIMAHGEWQPTGGKAYLEKAFAWV from the coding sequence ATGTGCGGGGCGCCGGTTCCGGTCGATGACGGCATCTGGATCCTGGAAGGAGGCAATGTCTCCTTCTACGGCTTTGCCTATCCGACCCGCTGCGTCATCGTCCGCCTTCCTGCAGGCGGCCTCTGGGTGTGGTCGCCGATTGCGCTGACACCGGACGTCAGGCGCCAGGTGGACGCGCTCGGCACGCCGGAACACCTGGTCAGCCCCAACAAGATCCATCATCTTTACCTGCAGGACTGGAAGGCGGCCTGGCCGGAGGCGAGGCTCTGGGGACCGCAAAGCACGGTCGACAAGCGCACCGACCTTGTCTTCGAAGCCGCCCTCGACGACACGGAGCCACCGGACTGGCAGGATGCGCTGGACATGGTCCGCTTCGACGGTTCTCCGGTGATGGACGAAGTCGTCTTCTTTCATCGCCCCTCCGCGACCGTCATCCTGGCCGATCTCAGCGAGCATTTTTCCCAAGGTTTCCTGATGCGCCACTGGAAGCCGTGGCAGCGCTGGATTGCAGGCCTCTGGGGGATTGTCGAAGGCAAGGGCTACGCCTCCCTCGAGTGGCGGCTCAGTTTCTTCCATCGCGGCAAGGCCCGCGCCAACAGGGACAGGATCCTTGCCTGGAACCCGGACAGGGTCATCATGGCCCATGGAGAATGGCAGCCGACGGGCGGCAAGGCCTATCTGGAAAAGGCGTTCGCCTGGGTGTGA
- a CDS encoding Fe(3+) ABC transporter substrate-binding protein: MRATLRALAGALALTSASIAVPAHADGEVNIYSYRQPFLIQPLLDAFTAETGIKTNVVFASKGLGERIAAEGNNSPADVLLTVDIGRLDGAKQLGITQPVVSDIVNGNIPAQYRDPEGHWVGLTNRARVIYASKDRVEQDSITYEELADPKWKGRLCTRSGQHVYTIGLIASMVAHHGAEETEEWLAGVRDNLARKPAGNDRAQVKAIYAGECDISLGNTYYMGKMQTNDKEPEQKEWADSVRILFPNSEDRGSHVNLAGVVLTKHAPHKDNAVKLIEFLSSPEAQKIYADSNFEYPVTPGVDVSERVKSWGELTPDALPLDEVAKNRKTASELVDKVGFDDGPAS, encoded by the coding sequence ATGCGTGCCACACTCCGCGCCCTTGCGGGTGCCCTTGCACTGACGTCAGCGTCCATCGCCGTACCGGCCCATGCCGACGGCGAAGTGAACATCTATTCCTACCGGCAGCCGTTCCTGATCCAGCCGCTTCTGGATGCCTTTACGGCCGAGACCGGTATCAAAACCAACGTCGTCTTTGCCTCCAAGGGCCTGGGAGAGCGTATCGCGGCGGAAGGTAACAACTCTCCGGCAGACGTGCTCCTGACCGTCGACATCGGCCGCCTGGACGGCGCCAAGCAGCTAGGCATCACCCAGCCGGTCGTTTCCGACATCGTGAACGGGAACATCCCCGCGCAGTACCGTGATCCGGAAGGCCACTGGGTCGGCCTGACCAACCGCGCACGTGTCATCTATGCCTCAAAGGACCGCGTCGAGCAGGACAGCATCACCTATGAGGAGCTGGCCGATCCGAAATGGAAAGGCCGCCTGTGCACCCGGTCCGGCCAGCATGTCTACACGATCGGCCTGATCGCTTCCATGGTGGCCCATCACGGCGCCGAGGAAACCGAGGAATGGCTTGCCGGAGTGCGTGACAACCTGGCCCGCAAGCCAGCCGGCAACGACCGCGCCCAGGTCAAGGCCATCTATGCCGGGGAATGCGATATCTCGCTCGGCAACACCTATTACATGGGCAAGATGCAGACCAACGACAAAGAGCCGGAACAGAAGGAATGGGCCGACAGCGTGCGCATCCTGTTCCCGAATTCGGAAGACCGGGGCAGCCATGTCAACCTGGCCGGCGTCGTCCTGACCAAGCATGCACCGCACAAGGACAACGCGGTCAAGCTGATCGAATTCCTGTCGTCGCCGGAAGCCCAGAAGATCTACGCAGACAGCAATTTCGAATACCCGGTGACCCCGGGCGTGGATGTCTCCGAGCGTGTCAAAAGCTGGGGTGAGCTGACCCCGGACGCCCTTCCGCTCGATGAGGTTGCCAAGAACCGCAAGACCGCCAGCGAACTGGTCGACAAGGTCGGTTTCGACGACGGCCCCGCCTCCTGA
- a CDS encoding ABC transporter permease, whose product MLRTPTQSIVDRFWQATAIAIAALVLLPLGAILWIALTPAGDVWRHMLATVLPGSVQTTLLLMLGVGLTTGVTGVTTAWLVTMCNFPGRRLLDWALLVPLAVPTYIVAFAYVEVLDYTGPVQSLIRDLFGFKTSRDYWFPEIRSLGGAIFVMGAVLYPYVYLTTRASFLIQSASTLDVSRTLGASPYGLFFRIALPLARPAIAIGISLALMECLNDIGAVTFFGVKTLTFSVYDTWLNRSSLGGAAQLALAMLLMVFLLLWLERFGRRKQRFDSGNAKQRPPTRFDLAPPQAGLALLLCLAPIFVGFVVPGLLLADRASRRLEDALSEGFLATIWNSFSLAAVAALLTVLISVSLAYALRLNAKGPLKGAVRLASIGYAIPGTVLAIGILIPLAAFDNFLDARMEAWFGIDTGLLLLGSGTGLVYAYVVRFLAVSYGQVEGGFGRISPHLDMAARTLGRNSGQTLTQIHLPILKPVLLSAALLSFVDCMKELPATILLRPFNFETLATTVFEAASREAFEEAALPSLAIVLVGLIPVIYLARTSASSFRTRLSKRQPGPAV is encoded by the coding sequence TTGCTGCGCACGCCCACCCAATCCATTGTCGACCGTTTCTGGCAGGCCACCGCCATCGCAATCGCCGCGCTGGTGCTGCTGCCGCTTGGCGCAATCCTGTGGATTGCCCTGACACCGGCCGGCGACGTGTGGAGGCACATGCTGGCAACCGTTCTGCCGGGCTCCGTTCAGACCACCCTGCTCCTGATGCTCGGCGTCGGCCTGACGACCGGTGTCACCGGCGTGACCACCGCCTGGCTGGTGACGATGTGCAACTTTCCCGGCCGGCGCCTGCTGGACTGGGCGCTGCTCGTGCCGCTTGCCGTGCCGACCTATATCGTCGCCTTCGCCTATGTCGAGGTGCTGGACTATACCGGTCCGGTCCAGAGCCTCATTCGCGATCTGTTCGGCTTCAAGACCTCGCGGGACTACTGGTTTCCGGAGATCCGCTCGCTTGGCGGCGCCATCTTCGTCATGGGGGCGGTTCTCTACCCTTATGTCTACCTGACAACCCGGGCGAGTTTCCTGATTCAGTCGGCCTCGACACTGGACGTGTCGCGCACGCTTGGCGCGTCGCCTTATGGCCTGTTCTTCCGCATCGCCCTGCCGCTGGCACGCCCGGCGATTGCCATCGGCATTTCCCTGGCGCTGATGGAATGTCTCAACGACATCGGCGCGGTGACGTTCTTCGGCGTCAAGACCCTGACCTTTTCCGTCTACGACACCTGGCTGAACCGGTCGAGCCTCGGCGGCGCGGCCCAGTTGGCGCTGGCCATGCTCCTGATGGTGTTCCTGCTCTTGTGGCTGGAACGGTTCGGGCGCCGCAAACAGCGCTTTGACAGCGGCAACGCCAAGCAACGCCCGCCAACGCGCTTCGACTTGGCCCCGCCGCAGGCGGGCCTCGCCCTCCTGCTCTGCCTGGCGCCCATTTTCGTCGGCTTTGTCGTGCCGGGTCTGTTGCTGGCGGACCGGGCCAGCCGCCGGCTCGAGGATGCGCTGTCCGAAGGGTTCCTGGCCACCATCTGGAACAGCTTCAGCCTGGCAGCCGTTGCGGCACTGCTGACGGTGCTGATTTCCGTTTCGCTGGCCTATGCCTTGCGCCTCAATGCCAAGGGGCCGCTCAAGGGGGCGGTCCGGCTGGCCTCGATCGGCTATGCCATTCCTGGAACCGTTCTGGCGATCGGCATCCTGATCCCGCTGGCGGCTTTCGACAATTTCCTGGATGCCCGCATGGAAGCCTGGTTCGGCATCGACACCGGTCTCTTGCTGCTCGGCAGCGGCACGGGCCTTGTCTATGCCTATGTGGTCCGCTTCCTGGCAGTGTCCTACGGCCAGGTGGAGGGCGGCTTCGGCCGGATCAGCCCGCATCTGGACATGGCGGCGCGCACGCTCGGCCGCAACAGCGGCCAGACGCTGACCCAGATCCATCTGCCGATCCTCAAACCCGTTTTGCTCAGCGCCGCCCTGCTCAGCTTTGTCGATTGCATGAAGGAACTTCCGGCCACGATCCTGCTGCGGCCGTTCAATTTCGAAACACTGGCCACGACCGTGTTCGAGGCTGCCTCACGAGAAGCCTTCGAGGAGGCCGCCCTGCCCTCGCTGGCCATCGTCCTGGTCGGCCTGATCCCGGTGATCTACCTGGCCCGCACCAGCGCATCCTCGTTCCGCACGCGGCTCTCCAAGCGCCAGCCGGGACCGGCGGTCTGA